A window of the Acidimicrobiales bacterium genome harbors these coding sequences:
- a CDS encoding sulfatase yields MAQITRRGFLGGAAMLAVGPALGRRPVAGGVERPNVVVVTTDDQAVESMRVMPITAEVVGARGTTFTTSYATTPVCSPSRATMLSGQYAHNHGVLGNGLAYLHFDHTNALPVWLQAAGYATAHVGKYLNAYNDATVVPPGWDHWFAVVAPSSLRYYGYELSDDGVQRRAGYEPEDYQTDVLAARAVDLVGQLAAGGRPFFLWFAPIAPHGVDGDGNPPVPAPRHIGRFADEPLPTPPSFDEADVSDKPADIRRRPRLGPNGVADITMRYRARLESLLAEDEAVGAIVDALDGAGVLGSTVLLYTSDNGFFHGEHRIRTGKIELYEPSVRVPLLAAGPGFAAGATVDRPVANVDLATTVVAMTGATPGRLLDGVDLRESASPLADPDRPILLETGPRDDPGWYSAVRTPRWLYAEHDTGEQELYDLVADGDQMVSRHDDPRYAEVRHRLARARRRLAACAGPSCRS; encoded by the coding sequence ATGGCTCAGATCACCCGGCGCGGCTTCCTCGGCGGGGCGGCGATGCTGGCCGTCGGCCCCGCCCTCGGTCGCCGCCCGGTGGCCGGCGGGGTCGAGCGGCCCAACGTCGTGGTCGTCACCACCGACGACCAGGCCGTGGAGTCCATGCGGGTCATGCCGATCACCGCCGAGGTCGTCGGGGCCAGGGGCACCACGTTCACGACGAGCTACGCCACCACGCCGGTGTGCAGCCCGTCCCGGGCGACGATGCTCTCGGGCCAGTACGCCCACAACCACGGCGTGCTCGGCAACGGCCTCGCCTACCTGCACTTCGACCACACCAACGCCCTGCCCGTCTGGCTCCAGGCGGCCGGCTACGCCACCGCCCACGTCGGCAAGTACCTGAACGCCTACAACGACGCCACCGTCGTGCCCCCCGGGTGGGACCACTGGTTCGCCGTCGTCGCCCCGTCCAGCCTGCGCTACTACGGCTACGAGCTGTCCGACGACGGCGTCCAGCGCCGCGCCGGGTACGAGCCCGAGGACTACCAGACCGACGTCCTCGCCGCCCGGGCCGTCGACCTCGTCGGCCAGCTGGCCGCCGGCGGGCGGCCGTTCTTCCTCTGGTTCGCGCCGATCGCCCCGCACGGCGTCGACGGCGACGGGAACCCGCCGGTGCCGGCGCCCCGCCACATCGGGCGGTTCGCCGACGAGCCCCTGCCGACGCCGCCCTCCTTCGACGAGGCCGACGTCAGCGACAAGCCGGCCGACATCCGCCGCCGGCCCCGGCTCGGGCCGAACGGCGTGGCCGACATCACCATGCGGTACCGGGCCCGCCTCGAGTCCCTCCTCGCCGAGGACGAGGCCGTCGGGGCCATCGTCGACGCCCTCGACGGCGCCGGCGTCCTCGGGTCGACCGTGCTGCTCTACACGTCGGACAACGGGTTCTTCCACGGCGAGCACCGCATCCGCACCGGGAAGATCGAGCTGTACGAGCCGAGCGTCCGGGTGCCGCTGCTGGCGGCCGGGCCCGGCTTCGCCGCCGGCGCCACCGTGGACCGACCGGTGGCCAACGTGGACCTCGCCACGACGGTCGTCGCCATGACCGGCGCCACCCCCGGCCGCCTGCTCGACGGGGTCGACCTCCGGGAGTCGGCGTCGCCGCTCGCCGACCCCGACCGGCCCATCCTGCTCGAGACCGGCCCCCGCGACGACCCCGGCTGGTACTCGGCCGTGCGCACCCCCCGGTGGCTCTACGCCGAGCACGACACGGGCGAGCAGGAGCTGTACGACCTCGTCGCCGACGGCGACCAGATGGTGAGCCGCCACGACGACCCCCGCTACGCCGAGGTGCGCCACCGCCTCGCCAGGGCGCGCCGGCGGCTCGCCGCGTGCGCCGGACCCAGTTGCCGCAGTTGA
- a CDS encoding winged helix DNA-binding domain-containing protein: protein MDAVTDRQLNRWTLARQLLLERAPLGPVEAVERLAGMQAQHSPSPYIGLWSRLAGFEREHLEAALAADLVVKVTVNRGTLHLVTTERLPCFRLATGSTYYETNFRQLRELGADLDAIRARVVDAVRERPYTRPEIAQLVLSLLPFDPPAWATERPAAMSAVSVATDLCNLAEDAAYGWFGGGRYRVAPPAPAVTPEAAFLRVAEDYLRAYGPSTTADLASWSGRAVTAYKPALARLDLVRFRSEDGRTLLDLADAPRPPADTPAPVRFLPKWDSVLLAHARRERVVGDDHRKAIVGKNGDVAATFLVDGVVAGTWSATTRGRGVLTLTPLVPVRAADRRAVEAEGDRLVRWLRSDAAAHEVRWADPA, encoded by the coding sequence ATGGACGCCGTCACCGACCGCCAGCTCAACCGCTGGACCCTCGCCCGCCAGCTGCTGCTCGAGCGGGCCCCGCTCGGCCCCGTCGAGGCGGTCGAGCGGCTGGCCGGCATGCAGGCCCAGCACTCGCCGTCGCCCTACATCGGGCTGTGGTCCCGCCTCGCCGGCTTCGAGCGCGAGCACCTCGAGGCGGCGCTGGCCGCCGACCTGGTCGTGAAGGTGACCGTCAACCGCGGCACCCTCCACCTCGTCACCACCGAGCGCCTGCCGTGCTTCCGGCTGGCCACCGGCTCCACCTACTACGAGACCAACTTCCGCCAGCTGCGGGAGCTCGGCGCCGACCTCGACGCCATCCGGGCCAGGGTGGTCGACGCGGTCCGGGAGCGGCCGTACACGAGGCCGGAGATCGCCCAGCTCGTCCTCTCGCTCCTGCCGTTCGACCCGCCCGCCTGGGCCACGGAGCGGCCGGCGGCGATGTCGGCCGTGTCGGTGGCCACCGATCTGTGCAACCTGGCCGAGGACGCGGCCTACGGGTGGTTCGGCGGCGGCCGCTACCGGGTGGCGCCGCCGGCCCCGGCCGTCACCCCCGAGGCCGCGTTCCTCCGGGTCGCCGAGGACTACCTGCGGGCCTACGGGCCGTCGACCACGGCCGACCTCGCCTCGTGGAGCGGCCGGGCCGTCACCGCCTACAAGCCGGCCCTCGCCCGGCTCGACCTCGTGCGCTTCCGCTCCGAGGACGGGCGCACCCTGCTCGACCTGGCCGACGCGCCCCGGCCGCCGGCCGACACGCCGGCCCCCGTGCGCTTCCTGCCGAAGTGGGACAGCGTGCTGCTGGCCCACGCCCGCCGGGAGCGGGTGGTGGGCGACGACCACCGCAAGGCCATCGTCGGCAAGAACGGCGACGTGGCGGCCACGTTCCTCGTCGACGGCGTGGTGGCCGGCACGTGGTCGGCCACGACCCGCGGCCGGGGGGTGCTGACCCTCACCCCGCTGGTGCCGGTCCGGGCCGCCGAC